The sequence TCGCGGCGCAAATAGGCGGCCGGCGACGCAAAGGTATCGAGATGCTGCCGGCCATCGCGCACGATGACAAAGCCGGCGTCGTAAGGCACTTGTCCCCACTTGTGAAAATCAAAGGCAATCGAATCGGCCAGCTCGATACCGGCCAGTTGCGGCGCGATCTCCGGCGACAACATGCCGAGTGCGCCATATGCGCCATCGACATGAAACCAGATGCCGTGCCGGGCAGCGATACCGGCAATCGCCGCCAGGTCATCGACTGCGCCGACATCGACGGTCCCGGCGGTCCCGGCAATAAAAAACGGTTGCAGGCCGGCGGCGATGTCGGCGTCGATGGCGCGTTCGAGGAGCGCGATATCCATCTCGAAGTTGGCGTTTTCGGGAATGCGGCGCAGCGCATCGAAGCCGATGCCCGTCAGATCCATGGCCTGCGCGATGCAGCCGTGCGCGCCGGCCGAGGTGTAAGCAACGAGTCGGTGTCCGTGGACGCCGCGCTCGCGCACCGGGGCGCCCAGCGCCCGCGTGCGCGCCACCAGCAATGCAATCATGTTCGCCATCGAGGCACCGGTGACAAACAGACCGCTGGCATCGGCCGGAAAACCGAACAGCTCGCGCACCCATTGCAGCACCTGCTGCTCGACCACGATCGGCATCTGGTCGCGCCCGCCGAGGTTGGCATTGAGCCCCGCTGCCAGCAGCTCGGCCATCATCCCGACCGGTGTGCCGCCGCCTTGTACCCATCCAAAAAATCCCGGATGGGAATTCCCCGGACCATACGGCAATATGGATTGCAGGAAGGTCGCATGCGCATCGGCCAGCGTTCCGGGAGCATGCGGCAGCGCCGCCTTGAACGCCTCGCGTGCGCTGGCCGGAATCGGTTGCCAGACCGGCCGCTCGCGCAGGTGCTGCTGATAGTCGAGCATGTCATCGAGCATGCGATGGCTTTGTGCTCTGAAGTCTTGCCAGTTGTCGGGGTCTAGGGTCACGTGTGCAGTTGTCCGGAAAGCCTGCTCCAGGGTTTGGAGCCATGACTCGGGATGATGCGTGTTCTGCGATGAAAACAGAAGCGTGAGCAGGCGCTGTTTTTACCGGCTATTTGCCGGATGACGCGTCAACCCGGCGACGCATCGCCGTACACACTCAGCATCAGCGGCTGGGCCAGCGTCGTATCGAAATGGATGATCTGCCGGCACATGCCGCTGTCGATGAAGTGACCGGCCGACAGCAACAGCGATCCGTTCGGCAAGAGCAGATCACAGGCCAGCGTGACGCCCGGCTGGACCATGGCGGCAGCGATTTGCACGACGATGCGTTCCGGGGACGCCGTGCCGGCAAGGCCATCGAGCAGCCGGAACAAGGCCGTGACGAGCTCCGGATCGTACTGCTTGCCACGGTCCTGCAACAGCATCTCCCGGACTTCTTCCGGCCAGATCTTGCGCGGCAGGATCATGCCGTTTTGCAGGTTGTCGTAATCGCTGACCAGCGCCAGGATGCGCGCGCCCAGCGGGATCCCGGCCCCATTGAGCTGATCCGGATAGCCATTGCCGTCAAAGCGTTCCTGATGCGCGCGCACCAGCTTGGCCGCATTGCGCAGCTCGGCGATCGGCATCAGCAATTGCTCGCCTTCGGTCGGCACCTTGCGGTAGGCGGCACTTTGTTCGCGGCTCATGACCGCCCGCGGCACCTTGAGCATGTCATCGCTCAGTCCGATCTTGCCGATGTCGTGCATCATCGCCGCCAGAAAAATATCCGTCGTACTCGCCTCGTCGCAGCCTAGTTGCACTGCCAGCTTGCGGGACAGATCGGCGACGCGTAGCGAATGACCGGCCAGATTACCGCCACGCATCTCAATCAGATTGGAGAAGACCTTGATCGAAAGCAGGAAGTTGGTTTTGAGCTGGCCATTGAGTTCAACCAGGCCATCGCGCGCCTGTTCCAGTTCGGCAGTTCGTTCGCGCACCTTGTTTTCGAGGCTGGCATTGAGCGCGGCCAGCTCGGCATTCTGTGACAGCGTCAGCGCTTCCAGTCGCTTGCGCTCCTGCTCCAGCACGTGGCGTTCGAGGGCATGGCGCACCGTCAGGACGATGTCGTTATCGTCCCATGGCTTCGTGATGTAGCGATAGATTTCACCCCGGTTGATGGCATCGAGGATGGTGGCAATATCGGCATGACCGGTCAGCAGCAGACGCACCGTATCAGGCCATCTGCTACGTACCTCTTCCAGAAATTGCGCGCCACTCATCCCGGGCATGCGCATGTCGGAGATCACCAGATCGACCGGATGTTGCGCCATGATCTCGAGACCGGCGGCACCGCTCTCAGCGACCAGTATCTCGACATGTTCTTTGCGAAACAGACGACACAACGCGGACAGAATGTTGGGCTCGTCATCAACCAGCAAAATCAGGGGCATATCGGGACTCTCGTTAAAGGGGTTGTCGCAGCGGCAGGGTGATGCGGAACGTGGTGCCGACGCCGACCGTGCTATCGACATCGATCCGGCCATGGTGCTTGCTGACGATGCCATACGACATCGACAGACCCAGACCCGTACCGGTGCCGATCGGCTTGGTAGTATAAAAAGGATCAAAAATGCGCGCGGTGTTTTCTGCACTGATGCCGCAACCATCGTCGGCTACCTCGATCCAGGCGGTCTGTGACGTGCAACCGGTGCGGATCGTGATGGTGCCGCGTACCGCACCCATCGCCTGGACGGCATTGATGATGAGGTTCATGACCACCTGATTGATTTGCGAGGGCAGGCATTCGACATCCGGCAGGACGCCGAAAACGAGGATCACATCGGCTTTGTAACGCACTTCATTATTGACAATATTGAGCGTCGAATGGATCCCCGGGTGCAGGTCAACGAGCTGCCATTGCATCGCATTGTCGACCCGTGAAAAATCTTTCAGATCCTGCACGATCTGGCGCACCCGGACTATGCCCTCCAGCGACTCGCGCATCAGCACAGGGATATCGGCCTTCAGGTAATCGAGCTCGATGCGCTCGCGCAGCGCACCCAGATCATGGCGGACCACTGCCTGGCTAATCAGCGGCTCGGCTTTTTCAAAGGCGTCCAGCATCTCCATCAATTGCGACAAGTACTGACCCAGCGTGCCGAAATTGGAAAAAATATAGCCAATCGGATTGTTGATTTCGTGCGCTACACCCGCGGCAAGCAGACCGATCGAGGAGAGTTTTTCGGCTTGCACCAGTTGTTGTTGCAGGCTTGTCAGCTGCTCATTGGCCAGCGTCAGTTCAACATTGCGTCGCATCAGCTCGGCGGTGCGTTCGATGACCAATTGCTCAAGATCGGCGCGGCCTTTTTGAAGCGCTTCCTCGGCGTGTTTTTGCGCGCTCATATCCTGCAGCATCGCAATCGCACCAACCACCTTGCCTGACCTGTCGTACATCGGCCCTGCGGAGAACTGAATCCACTTACCGCCATGAATCATGCGCGGAAAAAAATCTTCCCCGACAAAAGTGCCGGGCATCTGCAATGAGCAAATGACCTTGCCCGGGTAATAGTGCTGGATCGGCCCGCATAAACCGCCATCAACAACCAGATCAGCCAGGACCGGCCGCTGCCTATCGTAAAAAGGTTGCCATTGATTTCGCGTGCCGAGCATCGTCGACGCCGGCATCCCCGTCAGGATTGCGCACGCCCGGTTCCACTGCGTGATGACGTGATCCGTATCGATCGCGTACGCCGGAATCGGCGAATCCGTCAGGTGACCGACACCGTTGAAGAAGTCGCTCTGTTCGACGGCGCTCGAACTGAGGGAACAATCACACGTAGATTTGGGCAGTAATGGCATGGTGGTGCTCAGGGTTGTGAACCGACATGGTGGTGGTGCTGCTGCTGATATTTAAGCTGGCGGATTGCCCCTGCCAGCTCAAGATTGGTGGCATAGACCGCACGCGTCAGGCGATGGTTTTCATCGGCCAGTTCCTTGCGCTGAAACGCCTCGTCGATATGGCCACGCAATTTGGTATCGTCCCAGGGCTTGGTCAAAAATTTGTAGATATCGCCTTCATTGACGGCGTCCGTCACCGACTGCAATTCGGTGTAGCCGGACAGCACAATGCGGACTGTTTCCGGAAAACGGGTTTTTGCAATACTCAGGAATTCGACGCCTGTCATGCCCGGCATGCGCTGGTCGGACAAGATGACATCCACCGGATGTTGTGCCAGTAGCGCAAGACCTTCGGCGCCGCTATGGGCAGTCAGAATATGGAGATCGTCGCGCCGCAACAGGCGTTTCAAGGATGCGACGATATTGACTTCGTCGTCGACCAGCAGCAAGGTGCGCCTGGCTTTTTTGGCGGTCAGCAACGAGGGTGGCAATGTCGTTCCAGCCTGCAAGAGCTCAACGAATGCGCTGGATGCCACCGGCTTTGAAAACAGAAAGCCCTGCATTTCATCACACAGGTTGTGGCTCAAAAACCGGCATTGCTCTTCGGTTTCGACACCCTCGGCCAGCACCCTGAGTCCGAGCGTGTGCGCCATCGAAATGATCGCCTTGATGATCGCCGCATCGTCCGAATTGTCGACCAGGTCCTTGACGAAGGAACGATCGATGATGACTTTTTTGAAGGGGAAGCGCTTCAGATAACTGATGGACGAATAACCGGTACCGAAGTCGTCAAGCGAAAAACCAATGCCCGCGTGATGCAATTGATTCAGCGTCGCGCGTGCCGTGTTGGTGTCGTCCATCAGGACCGCTTCGGTAATTTCGAGCGTCAGCATGGATGGATCACATCCCGATACATTGAGCAGCATCATGATCTGATCGCCCAGCAGCGGATTGCGAAACTGTGCCGCCGATACATTCACGGCCACCGGAACGACCGGCAGGCCGTCTTCGCGCCAGGCCGCCATGTCAGTGCACACCTGTTCAATTACCCACAGGCCGATATCGTCGATCAAGCCATTTTTTTCAGCCAACGGAATAAAACGATCCGGCGCTATCTGACCCAGTTCAGGATGATTCCAGCGCGCCAGTGCTTCGACGCCAATAACCTGCCTGGTTTGTAAATTGACCTGCGCTTGATAATGGACTTCCAGTTCGCTGTTCAACATTGCGTTGCGCAGTGCCGACTCCAGGGTAATCTCTTCGTGCAGTCGCACCGACATCGCCTCGAAGTAGAAAAGGATGGTGTTGCGACTGGTTTCCCGCGCATGTGACAAGGCCATGCCAGCGCAATGGAGTAAGGACCGCGCCGTGCGGCTATCGTCCGGAAACCTCGCCAATCCGAACGCACAGGTCAAATGAATATGTTGATCGGCCAGCGGGATGGCTTGTGCCAGCGAACGCTGGATCGCCTGACAGCGCATTACCGCATCGCTGCGCGAGTCGGCACGCAGCATGAATGCATAGCTGCCATTGCCGTCATGACTCAGGATTTCATCGGTCTGCAGACAAGTCCCGAGTCGCTCTGCAGCCACCTGCACCAGAAAATTTTGCGAATGACCGTCCATCGAGCCGGACGCGTGCTGATGCTGGTCAATATCGATGGCGGCCACGTA comes from Actimicrobium sp. CCC2.4 and encodes:
- a CDS encoding ATP-binding protein yields the protein MPLLPKSTCDCSLSSSAVEQSDFFNGVGHLTDSPIPAYAIDTDHVITQWNRACAILTGMPASTMLGTRNQWQPFYDRQRPVLADLVVDGGLCGPIQHYYPGKVICSLQMPGTFVGEDFFPRMIHGGKWIQFSAGPMYDRSGKVVGAIAMLQDMSAQKHAEEALQKGRADLEQLVIERTAELMRRNVELTLANEQLTSLQQQLVQAEKLSSIGLLAAGVAHEINNPIGYIFSNFGTLGQYLSQLMEMLDAFEKAEPLISQAVVRHDLGALRERIELDYLKADIPVLMRESLEGIVRVRQIVQDLKDFSRVDNAMQWQLVDLHPGIHSTLNIVNNEVRYKADVILVFGVLPDVECLPSQINQVVMNLIINAVQAMGAVRGTITIRTGCTSQTAWIEVADDGCGISAENTARIFDPFYTTKPIGTGTGLGLSMSYGIVSKHHGRIDVDSTVGVGTTFRITLPLRQPL
- a CDS encoding EAL domain-containing protein; translated protein: MIRFAESLNETGFRIKQDISYMALDVSHCGVLILSNVAENYRVLYANTAFLSMTGYTEVELAGRIDWYVQGDAGDEPQRKKLRAALSAAQPISIEMRNYRKDGSLRWCELGITPFRNHEGYVSHFIGMLSDITTRKNDEELSSQPSRHASLTGLTDHLGFCDTLDKTILASTFSPGTLYVAAIDIDQHQHASGSMDGHSQNFLVQVAAERLGTCLQTDEILSHDGNGSYAFMLRADSRSDAVMRCQAIQRSLAQAIPLADQHIHLTCAFGLARFPDDSRTARSLLHCAGMALSHARETSRNTILFYFEAMSVRLHEEITLESALRNAMLNSELEVHYQAQVNLQTRQVIGVEALARWNHPELGQIAPDRFIPLAEKNGLIDDIGLWVIEQVCTDMAAWREDGLPVVPVAVNVSAAQFRNPLLGDQIMMLLNVSGCDPSMLTLEITEAVLMDDTNTARATLNQLHHAGIGFSLDDFGTGYSSISYLKRFPFKKVIIDRSFVKDLVDNSDDAAIIKAIISMAHTLGLRVLAEGVETEEQCRFLSHNLCDEMQGFLFSKPVASSAFVELLQAGTTLPPSLLTAKKARRTLLLVDDEVNIVASLKRLLRRDDLHILTAHSGAEGLALLAQHPVDVILSDQRMPGMTGVEFLSIAKTRFPETVRIVLSGYTELQSVTDAVNEGDIYKFLTKPWDDTKLRGHIDEAFQRKELADENHRLTRAVYATNLELAGAIRQLKYQQQHHHHVGSQP
- a CDS encoding HD domain-containing phosphohydrolase is translated as MPLILLVDDEPNILSALCRLFRKEHVEILVAESGAAGLEIMAQHPVDLVISDMRMPGMSGAQFLEEVRSRWPDTVRLLLTGHADIATILDAINRGEIYRYITKPWDDNDIVLTVRHALERHVLEQERKRLEALTLSQNAELAALNASLENKVRERTAELEQARDGLVELNGQLKTNFLLSIKVFSNLIEMRGGNLAGHSLRVADLSRKLAVQLGCDEASTTDIFLAAMMHDIGKIGLSDDMLKVPRAVMSREQSAAYRKVPTEGEQLLMPIAELRNAAKLVRAHQERFDGNGYPDQLNGAGIPLGARILALVSDYDNLQNGMILPRKIWPEEVREMLLQDRGKQYDPELVTALFRLLDGLAGTASPERIVVQIAAAMVQPGVTLACDLLLPNGSLLLSAGHFIDSGMCRQIIHFDTTLAQPLMLSVYGDASPG
- a CDS encoding pyridoxal phosphate-dependent decarboxylase family protein; amino-acid sequence: MTLDPDNWQDFRAQSHRMLDDMLDYQQHLRERPVWQPIPASAREAFKAALPHAPGTLADAHATFLQSILPYGPGNSHPGFFGWVQGGGTPVGMMAELLAAGLNANLGGRDQMPIVVEQQVLQWVRELFGFPADASGLFVTGASMANMIALLVARTRALGAPVRERGVHGHRLVAYTSAGAHGCIAQAMDLTGIGFDALRRIPENANFEMDIALLERAIDADIAAGLQPFFIAGTAGTVDVGAVDDLAAIAGIAARHGIWFHVDGAYGALGMLSPEIAPQLAGIELADSIAFDFHKWGQVPYDAGFVIVRDGRQHLDTFASPAAYLRRETRGMAAGSPWPCDFGPDLSRGFRALKTWFTLTVYGSDQLGRMIADTCALARYLVQQIALHPVLELMAPVALNIVCFRYRCADPDRINAAIAVDLQESGIAAPSITTVHGQLVLRAAIVNHRTTAADVDALIHATVSFGAARCTSSES